The genomic window gcaggacagcagccaaatAGCCCCCCAAAAAGCTTGGACTTAAGGGATGCTGGACGTTCGTTGTAGTTGCGGGCGTTGGTGCATGGGTGGAGATAAGGGAGGAGCTCCTGCGGGTACTGCTGGGGTAAAATAGGAGAAATCTCTTATGGAAGAGGGGACTGCTGCAGCAGTGGGGAACTACGAAAAGGTGGAtgaggctcctgcgggagctgaagCTGCTGCTGAAGTGTGAGGAAGAAGGCTTGAGGCTTCAGAGGAAGTGGGCCCTGCTGCGGCAGTGGGAGGTTATAAATGAAGGCTAGTATAGGAAGAAGGCTAGGGGCTCCTGCAGGAGCAGGAAGTGCTGAATCAGCAGGGAATTGTTGATAGCTGACACTGTGGTGGGTGTGGGGAAAATGACAAAGGCTCCTTGGGGAGCGGGCATGCTGTAATGGGATACAAAGGAAAGGTTGGAGGATCGTACTGAAAGGGGATGCTGGTGGGATGGCTGGTGAGGGGCTGTGTGGATGGTGCGGGTGGATGGGAATGGACTGGGATAATTGCTTTAGCTGATTAGGGTCTGGTGGGCTTCTTTGATGTGGGAGCGGTCTGATCGGATAAAGCTCTTGAAGGCTTCTGACGAACAGCGACCGAGTGTTTGGATTTGCtgctgggagaggcctttttgggctgctgttgttgctgTGCTTATTCGAAAAgaatggctggagaagttatCAGCTGGGGTGCCGGATAGGTGTAGGACACACTAAAGGTGCTTCTGAAACCAGAAACGGGTAACGGGACGggtggggtgggttttttgtatacCTTTAATGAGTAAGGCAGTCTGGGAATTGGTAATATGGGTCGAAGGTGAGCCGTGTAAAAGTTTATGAAAAAGCTAAGATATCCTTTAATGGAGCCGATTTGGAGGTTTTTGATGGCGTTGAGATAGATGAAGGAGGTGATAGCTAGCAGGGAGAAGTTGGGAAACGATAGCTTGTAAGCTatgtgaaatgttttaaaacatttacatgCTGTTAAGTAAGACTGGAGGGTTCTGGGGGAAATGgcttggagaatggaattgaggAAAATTTCAAGGAGAGGGGTCTCAGGGGATGGTTcatgggaatatcagctctgaatagggagtGATAGCTGTGACGGCGTGGCTTGGTGTCGGCGGGTATGAGCGGCAGCAGCGTGAGAAAGTGAGTGCagctcccgaaatttgttaataaaacatcactaaaAGAATATGGGTGATGTTCTTTCTCAGTAAACATTtgacttaatatttaatatatttgagTTCAGGGATGTGCCGTCTCGATCAGGAGCAAATAAATAATCGTAAAGATGCCACACAATAGAGGATTTTTTGGACAAAAAGTAGTTTGTGACAAGCCCCGAATCGTGCCACAAACCACAATCATTCAGTGGTGCAAATCAGGGTAAATATTTTAGTGTGTGGCCAGCCTAATATAATAATTGCTAATTCTGATTAACCTTACTCAGAATATGTACTATCGAGTTCACTGATTTCACCATGATTCAAATAAATTAGACGGGAAAATTTAGGTtaaaatctgaaataaactgGCACTAGTGGTGTTTGACAGCTAAATATATCTTCTAGAAGAAAGAGCTCAGAGAAATGATTCCTAAGAGATTTCCTGAGCTCAAAGCCATTTGTAAGTGATGTCTCTTTGAAAAGAAGATGATCAGATGAGAGTCTGACTGATGATGATATAACAAGACACTTATGAAATGTTTCTGTGTGAGTCTGGTGTCACAGCAGGATGTGGCTCAAGTCCACTATGATCCTGTTCTTCTAGATGtctgttacctgcaggaactggatgtgatcctgtgtgtgtgaaagctgctccagctcagcgtctctcctcctcagatcattgatctcctgctccagtcgctccagtcgtccttcagctcgactcactgctcgcttttcctgatctctgatcagccgtatcagctcagagcggcttctctcaatggagcggatgagctcagtaaagatcctctcactgtcctccactgctgtctgtgcagagcgctgttaggacacacagtgattcaggcttcagtgggactgaaagagacaagagagtctgaactgagactgagacaaacttctcttcttctccagactcaccttatgagactccacagtctctctcagctgctgaacatctttctctctctgctgaATTCTCTGCTGGAACGTCTTCTGCGTCTCCTTCAGCTGCTTCTGCAGGACAAACAGATGATAGTGAATGTCTCAGAAAACTACTGACACTAAATCATCATGAGAACAGATGAATCCAGTAAAAGTGGAGCTGATAACCAATGGCTGTAGGTTCAGACTCCAGAAGAGATGATCGGTTACAATCATTATACATGAATTATCATAAAGATTAAGGAGTGCTTCACACTGAAAGCGTAAGTATTATGAAAGTGAAACTGACACAGACATAGATCTTCACACTGACAGTGTTTCTGTGTTCTGTGTAAATAAGCTGCAGCTCTACGTAGAAAATAAACAGATTATTAGATCACTTCACTGAGTATTAACTTGATTGCTAGTTTAATTACCTGTTTCTCTGTCCTCTGTTCTGCAGCTGATACAATGTTGTGGTTTTTATGTTCAATAATTGTACACAGCATACATATACATTTCTGGTCAGTGCGACAGAAAACCTCAAGGATCTTCTCATGTttctggcagatcatctcctgcagtcgtccagtAGCTTCAGTCAAATTGTGTCTCTTTCCTTTAAACAaactctcatgttgttcaaggtgattctgacagtaagagttcagacacaccagacaggacttgacagctttgtattttcttccagtacagacgtcacactccacatctccagctccagcgtCACAGTCAGCAGTAAGTTTGGtcttcttcagtttctccaccaGTTCAGCCAACATGGTGTTTCtagctaaagcaggtcttggactgaaggtctgtctgcactgagggcagctgtagactctcaTCTGATCCTCCTGATCCCAGCAGCCTGTAATACAGCTCTTACAGTAATTGTGTCCACAGTGGATGgtcactggatccttcaggagatccagacacactGAACACATGAACTCATCCTGAGAAAATCTGGCTTCTGCCATTTTACTGCTTAAAAACAGAGACACAAACACACGACAGCTCAACCACACATTCACTCTGTCTTTCCCTGAACTCATGTGATTCCTGTTTCCTGGTTCTGTGTTTGAGTGACGTGTGTAAAACAGGTGTGTCTGCATGTCTGTAATGCCTTCTGCAGACTGTGCAATTTCAGCAATCTTTTAAGATCATTACAAATCACACTGTGTGACGTGGATCTAATAAATTCATGGCATGTATGTAAACTGTATGATGATGACAACTATTGAATCGTTGGCTATAATGTAAGTTAGTATAGAATAGTGCTAATTTCATCagatatttaacatttttgtcttagtcttagtcccgtgttaaatgtccttgttagtttttatCATATTTAGTCAATCTTATCCTATGTAGTTTTAATCCAGTTTTAGTCCACTAAAAGTCTcagcattttagtctagttttagtcaaagaaGACCTAAAGTAttaacggaaatgtttcagggggacctcaaaaagtgacgaaccttTGAGTTCTCTCGGGCCACCGTAGGAATCAATGTTTTAAACGAGTGTGTAAACCAATGATTCAAAAACCCATTCATAAAGTGAGCCGTTTatttaattcctgaatgaatctcaacaatgactgattgcagaacagcagaacctgATCCACCGTGCCTTCTGGAAGAGGGGGAGTTATGTCATGTATATGGGCTGTTTTGCCTTGTGTTTCCCTTGTCTTTGTTTCTGTTGGGTTCCTGTTTCCTTATTTGGACATGTTCCTTTCCTTGTTAAGTTAATTGATTATTCCCTGCACCTGAGTTTAATTATTATCCTGGTTATTTAAGTTCCTGCTTGTTCCTTCCTTTTTGTCTGGTCTTAAATGTCTTAATGTTGTGTTGTTCCCCTGCTTGCCTGTCTGGATTTTGCTGTTTGGATTACCCTTTGTGGGTTTTATTAAAGAACTTTCCATTAATTCTTGTCTCTGTGCGTAGTATAcaccagtgtttttcaacctgtgccgcggtacactagtgtgccgtgagagatcgtcaggtgtgccgtgggaaattattcaatttcacctaaaacaggcccaggtttcacactgagtgggtagaaatatgaaagttccaaaaatactgttttcattgtgtttgtttgattcctattcaagacactttgataagaatgactgaatattgttaattgcactttttatttgacagaagaaggaatatcagggctcgaaattgtcacatatgctcccaaaatttaatctgcgcgacctctaaatatatttgggagcattttttgcgagaaattgttgtggtgcgacttgttttcatttctttacacTTAAATTCTTAGCTTAAattcagatttgagatattagccatcaatcactccgtcactgacactgcgctccgctccgCTGAAACCGAACGTTTTTTTTGCtccaattctctctctctctctctctctctctctctctctctctctctctctctctctctctctctctctcaacctccgcttcggatttgcacaaactgcattgcaattaagggtgtgtgatgtgacttgattgtgatttttgattgtggaccattaaaatctcttcacaatatgcttatgaagaaatatagtatcgtgcacattctgtcagatgtaattctggcgcctccgcctcagtatataatgtacaacgaggcatacattcacatcagacttTTTGAAATCCCGTTTGTGGTCCCCCACTTTCAAGTTCTTTTGTTAATTTAATGCGTTAATGCACGCTCAGCACCGCCGACAGTTTCGtgagatcgttaaaacgaaaccgaaagcatgcgttgaatgcttgaatctgattggctgacgaacgttctagaggtgtgcattatattcagggaaacgcacgccgagcgtagttccaggcagctttagaccgcagtgcatgtctatatcacttcgccataagatttcagttatttcaaaggtccttacagcccaaaacagcaaaataactaaaacccacaatgacactggcaaaactaataaatacagtaaacatcaggataaaaacgacagattatttccatgtttttttccacaatatattacgttttattatgtacggaaagcacaaactatttctctcgccctctctcactcacctcacagacgcacacacataacgttacagtttgcactcgcgttagcattcgcgctaatgttgttagggctgctctgacgattaacaacttaaaaacgacatgacagctctcacacgcgaggtaacaacggcgtggtcttgaagaaaatgaacttaaagttgaactgttagtagagacgatgctgccagtcacccttgagagacacagacgtgagagaggtaaagtcatacacttggtttctctccctcactctttccgtctgtctgcttgtctgtcggtctgtctaaacttcattattaacggcattattttgctcttaacagcccaagcgtcgttactagttctaaaatgacgttttggaactagcaacgaagctgttgaatgagctgcgtaagaaattaatcctactcacaatagcgttttaaggataaagaccggacgaatgtcttgaaatatatcacttgatcgatgtcttgaggtgttgtaactgtagtataagcggaataattgacttcgggccgtagaattctacgaaaataatgcacacccgaggtgtaacggccaccaggggcggctggcccatggtgggcgatagtgcatcgccctccttgagccacgcgaaaaaagagaggagaaaaagactcttattttgctggtcctagtctgcatattactgtacaatcaacagccttccaacctaaaaccccgcccccttggggcgatctcagtcagattgaaaatcgccccagccggtctcatagagttatattgtgagattttttttttcaaattttgaaccctacaatgcatttcaatgggcaccgggagggctcgccccaacgtgatttcgtaatacacactgatgcgtgctcgaagatgtacagcacgcacgcacgcgtgtagcgagacgtctgaatgcgTTGGCCATGCTTTCAATTGAGAAggaacttgtcaggaacatgcctgattttaatgagagggtaattgatcactttgcctgcttaaaagagaggcgagcaaaatttcaatacaagtgatgtgtgttattaaatggtgaattgtttatgttatcacggccgtagccagctatgaggtcaccgtggtccggacctcggtcattttttatattcaaaaataaaatgtcaagctctttgaatgattatttagccgtttaaaccacctcatatcacatgagtgtttgccattcatgttgctgcgagaagctagcgcagtgaacggggcttgagaacgcgttgagtgagagcgcgggtgcagcagcctccgtttgttgccagatccacctattatacctctcttttttttttgactcgtttgtccaaattagtgtgacactttgggacgtttataaagtggaaagttgaacgttagttttatgtcagtgtcattattctaacgttatttttataacttgttaaaataaaaattccc from Garra rufa chromosome 7, GarRuf1.0, whole genome shotgun sequence includes these protein-coding regions:
- the LOC141339123 gene encoding tripartite motif-containing protein 16-like; the protein is MAEARFSQDEFMCSVCLDLLKDPVTIHCGHNYCKSCITGCWDQEDQMRVYSCPQCRQTFSPRPALARNTMLAELVEKLKKTKLTADCDAGAGDVECDVCTGRKYKAVKSCLVCLNSYCQNHLEQHESLFKGKRHNLTEATGRLQEMICQKHEKILEVFCRTDQKCICMLCTIIEHKNHNIVSAAEQRTEKQKQLKETQKTFQQRIQQREKDVQQLRETVESHKRSAQTAVEDSERIFTELIRSIERSRSELIRLIRDQEKRAVSRAEGRLERLEQEINDLRRRDAELEQLSHTQDHIQFLQSSQSLSAPPESTDRNDDLFSSLFSFDDLRESVHQLRDKLEDFCKEELKKISDRVTFTNIDPRTRKDFLQYSHQLTLDLNTVNKRLRLSERNRVITDTNTVQSYPDHPDRFDYYSQVLCRESVCGRCYWELEWSGDNGVEISVSYKSISRKGDGYECLFGANDQSWSLFCSSSRYSIIHNNIETDLPVKSIIGRIGVFVDHRAGTLSFYSVSDTMSLIHTVHTTFTQTLYPGFWFGYKSSVKLC